The Oncorhynchus keta strain PuntledgeMale-10-30-2019 unplaced genomic scaffold, Oket_V2 Un_contig_26731_pilon_pilon, whole genome shotgun sequence genomic interval cctaattgaacctactgaaaacctaacaaatatattccaatatgatcagataaataaagcaatattttcttatggctctgtcagtaatctttaattttcaacagacacaaaagacaaatttcctttatataaaaatccccataacatgaacattaaatgaaagaaaccggtattcaaggcaccatcagtagcctatattttctattttagcaaaagtgggctaaatttacttcaaagaaaaaaacaataatagcaattttctatcatccactcaactgaaatatttttaaaatataattggattgaaatacaataaaataaagtgcaaaaatctattaatcaaaaacaacactttgtttaaggagaagtaacatgcagtgaaaacaaatattaaactttaacttttaaacttgaactgagtaaaaactctaaatatgtgattgcacagtaatgttcacttgtttgaggttgagggtgatacttggtggtgtcccatcttttccacaagttcatcaatgttcggggtaaggctctgagctgaggaaatcctcagaattgagtggaggtgttcagcagtaagtcgacttctgtgtgatgttttgttcaagttcatcaaagaaaacagttgttcacacaggtatgtgctgccaaacatagacaacgtttgagcagcctggatgcgcagctggggcattgtgtcggggaggaaacgggcgaactccgcagcacccactgccgcatattttgccctcagtgcatcattgcattggaggtcaatcaactccatttggaggtttggtggtgagctttccacgtcaacagcaaatgggttaccgagcagttccaacctgcttttgtgcttcaaagtcagcaaatcggcgtcgaaagtcagcggcaagcatacctattttatcagccaactgtgcgctcgggaacgcactggtagagagcttctctttcatggtctggcagctgggaaagtggctcaaattttctttccacatctgcgtctcccacagagtcagtttggttttaaatgccttcactgtactgtacatatcagagatgacacgatcccgaccctgcagctgcaagttcattgcattcagatgactcgtaatgtcacacagaaaagccatttcacacagaaacatttcgtctcggagttgtgttgtgtctttccctttgctgtccaagaacagacaaagaagctcgaaacatctttgaagcacctttccctggcttagccatcgcacctctgtgtgataaggcaaatcaccatgctccgtttctaactccgtcagaaatgccttgaactggtgattcaaacctttggctctgataaagttaactgtgcgcgtgatgatgctcattacatgctccattttcaaggctttaccgcaaacgcttcctggtgtatgatacaatgataagctgtcagctcacctgtcgcgttttcctcttgcatcttttcccgtatcttcgccaccagtccgctcctgtgtccacacatcgcaggtgctccgtcggttgtcaaacccacgagttttcccaaggcagctccatctcatttacacatcttgacacctcttcatacaaatcatgccccgtagttgtgccatgcataggacgtaaagccaaaaactcctctgtcacgcttaggctggagtccactccgcggatgaaaattgacaactgggcaatgtcagaaatgtcggtgctctcatccacagccaaggaatatgcaatgaaatcttttccctttttcacaagctgctcttttagattgatggacaactggtctctctctcggcaatggtgtttctgctcagactcacatttaaaagagttgcctttttctgtcacaaactttaatcatgcagtttttgatgaaatccccctccgtaaatggccgggctgatttagcgatctcttctgccaaaataaaactggccttgacagcagcctggccttgtgatttggctttttgaacagagcctgtcgagatttgaggcctcgttttaattcctctgccttttgtagcctttgttccatgtccatattcttgtttttgtccgcgtgtttcgtttcataatgtcgtctcagattatactctttcagtaccgccacactttctccacacagaagacacacaggttttccagctacctccgtgaacaaatactccgactcccaccttgtttgaaaccccggttctcagtgtccaccttccgttttgccatttttgatgggtatctgaaagttaattttactgtgatgctgacaactgctgtgccaataaatattgaaattctgctcggtgcgtcaccgttgcattgtgggaaatgtagtattggtgcgtgtaaaagatctgcgggctgccggcttgctgcggtctgcgggccggttctaataataaatcaagatcatcccaggggccgtaaaaaaccttctcgcgggccggatgtggcccgcgggcccaTATGtgccttaaggaaatcacaaatattatggacacattagaaatagtggctatttggagactaaaaaaccctgacctagtgagatatacatggaggagagttcatcaagctagtcgtcttgactactttgTATCTTTCTCTCGTGCATAAAACGTTTTAAATAGGAGACGGAATGCGATCGGATCATCTAATTGGCGTTCACATAACTCTTATAGATTTTCCACGTAGAcgggatattggaaatttaatcaaagttTACTGGAGGACAACTATTTAACTGAGACAAAATAATTTACAACTGAATTTTCAGCAAATCCCCTTATTGTTTCAGATACCTTTAAAATGTACCTTCTGAGGTCATTCAATTCATTATTCATCAATAATGAAAAAGAAGTTTCTGGCTAGAGACAAGACTAACAAGGGAAATCAATGAACTAACagtacagttttttttttttttgcagaaacTCGTTACTGAAGACGGAGTCATCTATGATTCTCAGAATAATATTTCAAAGAGGAAGCTAATTATTTTAGGCAGACGTTCTCTTTTCCGTCTCATCTTCTCCCACTGAATGAAGATTACGGTAAGGAATTCTTTACAAATAATATAAAAAATTGAAAATTAACAAATCAGATCAGTCcaaaggccaaattacagaggaataaCTTTGAGGCttttaaatcctttcagtctggaaaaaccccagggcttgataGCATACCGGTAGAGGTATGTCAAACCGTTTTTGAGATACTAAAAGCGCCattgttttaactactcctatagaaatggtagtctgttaggtactcagcaggaaggtctgatttctatattattaaaacaagtcccagatggcaaatataaagaccCAGTATACCTAAAAAACTGGAGGCCCCTTGCACTTAAATGTTGTAATGCAAACATACTAGCGAAATGCAATTAAATTGAGACAATTCTCCTATAAAATGGGTAAAAGAaatgtatagcaaccccaggtgtaaaatagtaaataacggcTACTCTCAGActtttgaattgtcaagaggagttaaacaagggAGTCCACTGTCAACATATCTATtcgttatggccatcgaaatgctagctattaaaatcagatccaataacaacagaggattagaaatccaaggcttaaaacaaaaggtgtccatgtatggcgatgactcaagttttatatcaagtccgcaagctagatccctgcaatgtctcattgaagatctagatAACTTTTCTGGACTAAAACCTAACTATGATAAATGTACAttattacgtattggatctttAAAAATACAACtcttacattaccctgcagtttacctataaaatggtCCGAcagtgaagtagacatacttcgTATTCGTATCACAAAAGATATAAATTAGCTCTCCGCAATGAATTTCTATAGAaaaaaaatagacaagatcctgcaaccatggagaggtaaataacTGTCTATTTATGAAGAAAAAAACTGTTCAACTCCTTCGacatatctcagtttactcacttatggcgctgcctactcctgacgatttgttttttaaatcatgAGCAATTTTTTTGGGTGTTATATCTGGGACACTAACTAGACAAAAAAAAAGTGcctatctacagtggggcaaaaaagtatttagtcagccaccaattgtgcaagttctcccacttaaattaCAGCCCCCCCATCATtttatcatgggtacacttcaactatgacagacaaaactagagaaaaaaatcctgaaaatcacattgtaggttttttaatgaatttatttgcaaattatggtggaaaataagtatttggtcacctacaaacaagcaaggtttctggctctcacagacctgtaacttcttctttaagaggctcctctgtcctccactcgttacctgtaatggcacctgtttgaacttgttataagtataaaagacacctgtccacaacctcaaacagtcacactccaaactccactatggccaagaccaaagagctgtcaaaggacaccagaaacaaaattgtagacctgcacgaggctgggaagactgaatctgcaataggtaagcagattggtttgaagaaatcaactgtgggagcaattattaggaaatggaagacatacaagaccactgataatctccctcaatctggggctccacgcaagatctcaccccgtggggtcaaaatgatcacaaaaatcccagaaccacacaggggggcctagtgaatgacctgcagagagctgggaccatcagtaacacactacgccgccagcaactcaaatcctgcagtgccagacgtgtccccctgcttaagccagtacatgtccaggcccatctaaagtttgctagagagcatttggatgatccagaagaagattgggagaatgtcatatggtcagatgaaaccaaaatagaactttttggtaaaaactcaactcgtcgtgtttggaggagaaagaatacagagttgcatccaaagcacaccatacctactgtgaagcatggcggtggaaacatcatgctttggggctgtttttctgcaaagggaccaggacgactgatccgtgtaaaggaaagaacgAATGGGTCCATggatcgtgagattttgagtgaaaacctccatcagcaagggcattgaagatgaaacgtggctgggtctttcagcatgacaatgatcccaaacacaccgcccggtcaacgaaggagtggcttcgtaagaagcattttaaggtcctggagtggccgagccagtctccagatctcaaccccatagaaaatctttggagggagttgaaagtccgtgttgcccagcaacagccccaaaacatcactgctctagaggagatctgcatggaggaatactagttgagtgtatgtaaacttctgacccactgggaatgtgaataaataaataaaagctgaaataaatcactctagtattattctgacatttcacattcttaaaataaagtggtgatcctaacctaAGTCAGGGAacttttactcggattaaatgtcaggaattgtgaaaaactgagtttaaatgtatttggctaaggtgtatgtaaacttctgaattaTATTGTATAAAAGCACTCAactttcttttttctctttagttcattctcttggttgttggtgctttgggggtttcttgggggtggggaatggaattaattgtatttttgtTTTTCTTGGGGGGGAGGGGGTCTGTGGGAAGGGTAtcaaatggttgagggacagctattggggaacctTGGGGGGGTTGGGCTTCACATTTTTTGGCctggtgggagatctgtcaacGTGCCCTGGAGGGATTTGACCATGGAGGcatctgtgtgtcgctctgaaagtatattgtatgtttcagatattcaatttaaaaaaatactttaaaaaaagtCAGGATTGCCTAGGTAACTTCCATTTAAAAGGTTACCCCCAAAATTGCTCAAATCGACATGCTATCCTTTACCACCACACCAGGCTCCCACAGTCTAACTGGTGGAATGCTTCCGGTTAATGTTCCGACCTGGTTGTGTCCACCTCAAAGCTGATGTTGTGCCACTGTTAAGTAGAGGCTCCAGGAGCTTCTGTAGGTACGCCGCCCCGTAAACCTAACACAAAGAATTTCAACATTAAAATGCCTTTAAAATTGCAGGCTTGGTGCGAGTGCTTATACCATTTAAAATTGTCTGTATGGGAGAGAAATGTGGTTTTACCTTGAAACAGAAGGTCATGATTTTACTGGCCAGACTGTTGCCTCTGAAGAGAGTCTGCATGGAGTCAGCCAGCTCTACCTCCTTGGAGAACATATTCCACAGCAGCTGATACAGCAGGTGGCGAGAGTCAAACAGTGTCACCAACACACCGGCCAGCTCGTCCTGAAGAAGACACAGGAGGACACACTATGTTTCAACAACTACTGCCTCAAATTCTCATACTTGCACAGGGGTGGCAAACCCTTTTCCTGGAAAGCGACAGGACATGCAGGCGTTTGCTCCAGCCTTGCACTAACATGTCTGGATCTTAGTCAGAACCTCCATGAAGGTGGCCCGTGTCTGCAGGTCCTTATGGTAGCCCAAACCTGGAGAAGGGTGGAtggtggggggaggagagagacggatagagagacagagcgacacagGGTGGCACAAGAGAAAGATTAAGGGTGGCAAAGGATACAGGGACATTATATTTGAGGTTTGATTGTTCATTTTGGAAGCTATGGTCCTTGGTAGATGGAAGGACTAACATTATAGCTTTCCTGGCACTATAAAAAGGCAGAGAAATACTACTGCTACAGTAGATCACCGATAGAGTGCATGAGTCCGCTGTCCACGTTGGCGTTGAGGTTGGACATGGCCAGGACAGTACAGTGTCTGGGGAGGCCAGGCGTCGAGACATGCCCCTCTTCCTCCCAACCACCGGCTAGCCATCATCCTCCACCTCACTGCAGTCATTCAGCAGGTTCATGAACAGGGTAAAGTACCTGGGTACAGGGGGTAAAGCAGGGTTCAGAACACTTAACAGGCAGTTTGAATTAAAATCATGTGCACATTTAAGTTAATGTATTCCTTTACTTCTATACAGAAAACACAGTTTATTTTGCGTGTGGAAATGTTACAGCATGCACAGTAAACAGAAAGCTGAAGAGCAGCAACAGATaactaagtctctctggataagcaCGTCAGCTACATGACTAAAAGGTATAAGAgtgtatatggggcggcagggtagcctagtggttagagagttggactagtaacttaaaggttgcaagttcgaatccccgagctgacaaggtacaaatctgtcgttctgcccctgaacaggcagttaacccactgttcctaggccgtcattgaaaataagaatttgttcttaactgactagttaaataaaaggtatatgAGTAAAGCATGTTGTAGTTACTTGAGGAAGAGCTGGGACTTGAACTCCATCAGCTCCACCCCGTCTCCCTCCTCTGGCTGAAGAGGCAGGCCAGCTAACAGAGACACCGCCGCCTCCATACTGGCTTGGTCCAGGTCTCTGGTCAGACACTTGATATCGTCATCAGCAGCCTGGTTGGAGGTGCCCATCACCCAGTCTGTCAGGTACTCCACCAGCTTGTTCCTGGCAGATGTGGTGAGGGGTTGAATTAACAAAAAtgattgattcttgaagaatataaatgtctcatgagctgtcgtaccccatcagaactcaAAATATACACTTCTTTTACTCCAACGTTTATAAActaagtaaatgtaaacaaaacaCTACATAGCCTCAACGCAttgttaaaactatcatttttatATCAGGTATGGTCATTCTATAGCTCTGTCTGTGAATTTGGGAGTGGTAATATTTCTCCAGACCAATCCAACTTTTTAAATTGTTTGAACTGCTGACTGAAGCTTTAAGTAGCATTTAGCTAGTTTGGCTAGCGTTAAGCTAGAGTTTaggtctgtccaggagggagtgCCGTCTCTGTCGCTCACCTGAACTTCATCTCCTGGCAGAAGGACAGGTCGTCTCGTCTCTCCATCATCACCTCCACCAGCTGGCACAGCTTGGTTTTCATCTGGATGGCATGCAACGTGTTGCCTAAGACAACGTGTTGCCTGTGTGTCGAAGAAGCTTCCGATGCTGTTCCTTAGCTTGTTGAAGAGCATGTGGTACAGGACCGGGCTGAGCTCCAGCCCCAGCAGCTCCTTGATGTTGGTGCGGACGTGTAGACCCACCCTCTCATGACCACATACCAGCAGGACCAGCAGGACCAGCAGGCGGTCCGGGAACCTGCCCAGGGGGGTTtcagtggaggaagaggaggagcaggtggCTGAGGCTCCAGCTGCAGAGACCTCACAGACGCCCACAGAGACCATAGAGTACTTGCGTTCGCTCATGGGGCCCATGGGGGGGGGGCTGTAGGTGGTGGGGCCACAGGGCTTGCTGCGCTGGGACAGACACACCCCACCCAGAGCACACAGGAAGCCTGTCATGTTGATCCACTCCTGCAGGGGGAGACAAATGGGGTAGAGTTTGGAGCAATGGTccctatattattattttttattaacagTGAAACACACCCAAATCCTAAAATGTAAGTGCTCTTACCTGACCATCCTCCACCTTGTTTTTGGGAAAGTTCAGAATCTGTTTGGTGTCCTGCTCCCATTTTGCATGCGTGTCCTCCCATGCCTGGGGTGAGACATGGAAACAAGAAGGGACAAGTCACTAATACTGGAAGGATGTAAGCAAGGATAAACTGTATTTTATGCTTCTTTATTCTTTCACAACTCAGTATTTCCTGCAGTGGGGTGCTCTATCCTTCTCAACAAGGCCATCACTCTCTTCTGCAGGGTGAAACGTCCTACCAAACAGAGAAACAAGTAGCGGAGTCACTGTCTGAAACCGTTGGTCTTTTTAGTGACTCTCAGAGCATGTTATAGTGGTGTTCAAAACATAGTGTTTTTACTGACCGGTGGCCATTATGTTGCTGACGGAGGCGAACTCTGTGAAGGTGGCGTAGTTGGGCAGGATGATCTGGACGAGCACCTCGTTAGCGGAACAGTGGATGTCAGCCTCCTCACACAGGTGTCTGAAGCAGGACATGGCCACCAGCACGGCCTCGGTGTCAGGGCTCCACAGAAACATGTATAGACACACCTCCAGTTTGGTCTGGGCCTGTCTGCAGATGGGGATTCCACTGCCCTGCGTGGCACACTCCTGGGCGAGCAGAGAGGAGTTAGACACGTCCAACACACATTTAGACATGTCCAACACGTGTATTTGACTTGTATAACTGCAAAACACTCCGGACGGTTTTCCAGACCTAAGCTAGTCCTAGACTTAAACATTATTTTGAATGGAAATTCTCTATTGAAAGTGCTTCTTAGTTCAGAACTAGGCTTAATCTGCGTCTGGGAAACTAGCCCTCAATGGTTATTCTGATGTGAGGTTAGAGTCCCTGACCTCACCTTGTTCTTTAGGAGGAACTTGTTCCTGCAGATAAGGATCTCCCTCAGCCACTTCAACACCTCTGTACTGTTCACCATCTGGTGACCAATCAGCTTCTTGCAGATCAGGAAGAGAACTAGGGAGCTGCAATGGGATAGGCCAGTGTTGGAGCCCAATGGAATCTCAACACACACCCCTAAAGACTGGGACTACTACTTAATCCATGaccagtgtgtctgtctacatGGATTATCTCTGGACTGAAAAGCCCCCAGAACTAAACCATGTCCTTGTACCTGATGTCCCAGAAGGTTTCAATGGGGGCCTGAGGGTTCCACAGCTCAATAGTCTCAGGCAGGTGCAGCACCAGCAGAGcctgggcagggagagagagacagatagggagaaaTATGCCTTACTTGAAGTTGATAATTCAATGCTAGGGAATAGAACTGAAGTGGACAGAATGAGAAAGAATAAAGAAGCAGAGTAGATGGAGTGAGAgtaagggagagaaggagtgtgaaCTGACCTCCATGGCCTCCTGGGAAAGCTGGGATGTACTGACCAAGAGCACCAGCTGCACCAGGCCTGCGATCAGCTCTGCGTCTCCTGAGCCTGCTTCCCTGGGTTCTACAACACACACAATGTCAAACATGCATGTATGGGTGAACGCAAGGGCGGAGAGGAAATCGAACCACACACATAAGTGGAAGGGAGGGTGATTAACTATTCAAACAGAACCAAGGGACATTGTCTCAGTATATACAgtggaagtcagaagtttacatacaccttagccaagtacatttaaactcagttttttcacaattcctgacatttaatcatagtaaaaaagtccctgttttaggtcagttaggatcaccactttattcggtcattatggccaaacagttctatttttgtttcatcagaccataggacatttctccaaaaagtacgatctttgtctccgtgtgcaaaccgtaatctggcttttttttatggcggttttggagcagtggcttcttccttactgagtggCCTTTCATGTTCTGTCAATAtgggactcattttactgtagatatagatacttttgcatcggtttcctccagcatcttcacaaggtcctttgctgttgttctgggattgattttcagttttcgcaccaaagtacgttcatctcaaggagacagaacgcgtctccttcctgagcggtatgacggctgcgtggtcccatggtgtttgtactgtttgtacagatgaatgtggtaccttcaggcacaattttccaagctctttaaaggcactgtcaacttagtgtatgtaaacttctgacccactgaaattgtgatacagtgaattataagtgaaataatctgtctgtaaacaattgttggaaaatgacgtgtgtcatgcacaaagtagatgtcttaaccgacttgccaaaactatagttggttaacaagaaatttgtggagtggttgaaaaactaattttaatgactccaacctacgtgtatgtaaacctcagacttcaactgtatgtggtgGTTGGTGTCAGACTTACGTGCAGCATgagtttggggtcagcatggatGAGTTTGACCAGAGCGAGGAGGAGGCACTTGTAGCTGCGTGTATCCAGGTCTGTGGTTCTCTTTGAACTTAAGGCTGGTGGTCATTTCATCTTTAAATGACAGagtctgtcagagagagaagttGTAAATTTAGGTGTAGCTAATACATACTTTTCCTAAGAGGTTCGCTTACACAGGAAAACAAAAGGTGTTTCAAACGATTGGTGTGAAagtgagtgtgaatgtgtgtgtagtcCCTTTCTCACCGGCGTCATGCTTAGTGGGGCatgttgtgacggccctgaatttttctgaacagtctcagtgcagctccttccaataggacgctttccctttaattcctgattaaatagccagcatcagctgcacaaaagtggggttgtgatggagacgtgaatgaggatgtgttcaaccctcagttcccgaagcttctctattccgtttgttttgttgccgttaaacgtgtgttttgtagcctaagagagtttacccaggatcggatccactctttgcggcCGTGGACTACACCCCtctgttcttcgtggcctttctccgctggagatctattggcggattggattgtctgactgaccgactgactaccacctttttgtatacagtatttcatttgttttgatgtgaggtatactgtgatgatttatgtagttagttgtagttgaggacttagtaagagttgatacgctttaaagttctgtggtaaaattattgttatattgattgtgtttagtactgggtttacgctacactgaatgaacggacaaacattgcgtgacaaaagtcacttgagttcactgaactcctttaccgggctggactctttttaggcccgaggtacaggacatttctggaggaaccagaactcattgtgatattattatatgtgtgtgtgtaatcattgttgttgctaatacaacccacgcaaaaagaatatagttgttttgaaGTTCTtcccaatgttttaagggtttatgaaaagtttatttccatcctgacttttacataagtcctttgtattggtgtagacttgacggaccagatgggactcaatcccacccaaactaaaaggagaaaccaatgttctCTCTGGTAGGCAcgacctacctggcacccctataaataataacctcaagtcaaaaccgttacaatgtGTGTGAAGGCCTTGCATCAATCGGCTCAGAGTGTCTGAGAACATCAGTCGCAGCTCTCCAGAGTAGCAGTACACTGCATCAATCTTAGGCCACCAGTCCAGATCAGACTAAAGGATGAAGAGgatagcctccagtatttatgctgcagtagtttgtgtcgggggcgaGGGTCAGtttttatatctggagtacttctcctgtcctattcggtgtcctgtgtgaatctaagtgtgcgttctctaattctctccttctctctctctcggaggacctgagccctaggaccatgccccaggactacctgacatgatggctccttgctgtccccagtccaccttgccatgctgctgctccagtttcaactgacctgagccctaggaccatgccccaggactacctgacatgatgactccttgctgtccccagtccacctggccatgctgctgctccagtttcaactgttctgccttactattatttgaccatgctggtcatttatgaacatttgaacatcttggccatgttctgttataatctccacccggcacagccagaagaggactggccaccccacattgcctggttcctctctcggtttcttcctaggttttggcctttctagggagtttttcctagacaccgtgcttctacacctgatttgcttgctgtttggggttttaggctgggtttctgtacagcactttgagatatcagctgatgtacgaagggctatataaataacatttgattgattgattgaagatCATTAATATTGCACTGCTGTGGGAAAGGCCAATGAGAACAGCACGGTCGTATCAAATGTACTTCGACTGAACTTGGTAGGAAGTAGTAGTGGAGACGGTACAAACTTACATTGGTGATGATTCTGTGCAGGGAGTTGACCAGGACAAAGTGAAAGGTAGAGGGGGAGGCGGAGGCCAAACAGACCTGAAGAGATTGTCTTTATTAATGTTTCGTCAAAAAAGCCGCTTTGACACCGAGGTATCATTAAGACATGGTCTGCACATTTTCTGCCAATGCGCTGAGCAGACTGACTGACCTTAAAGTGCTGATTGTTGTGAGGGTTGATACGGAAACAGGAGACGAAGCAGTCGATCATGAGGTCCACGTCTGCGTTCTGGCTGCCTGCCCCGCGAGAGAAGGACTTGGTGGGGTTGAAGAGCAGGGCCTGATGGGATAGATAAGTGTCTGTATGTGACCGTCTGCAATATTCCAAATGAACCAATTAACCCTTACGCAAGGGGCTTTGTGAAGGTCTGAAAGGATTGGATAGGTATTAGCAAAATGGTCATAGCTCCATAGCGGTAGCACTAGCACAAAAGTTGCACTATAAAAGTCTAAGGGGTAGCCATAGGCATATCAAACTGAAAACGTTTTCACAAAAACCTAGTGTTGAATAAACATGAAGGAgttgaagtgtttccattatcCATTTAGGCAAATTGCACATGAATAATATGGCGACAGCCTAGATTCCCTCCCAG includes:
- the LOC118381681 gene encoding neurofibromin-like isoform X1, which translates into the protein MEALLVLHLPETIELWNPQAPIETFWDISSLVLFLICKKLIGHQMVNSTEVLKWLREILICRNKFLLKNKECATQGSGIPICRQAQTKLEVCLYMFLWSPDTEAVLVAMSCFRHLCEEADIHCSANEVLVQIILPNYATFTEFASVSNIMATGRFTLQKRVMALLRRIEHPTAGMGGHACKMGAGHQTDSELSQKQGGGWSGVDQHDRLPVCSGWGVSVPAQQALWPHHLQPPPHGPHERTQVLYGLCGRL
- the LOC118381681 gene encoding neurofibromin-like isoform X3 encodes the protein MEALLVLHLPETIELWNPQAPIETFWDISSLVLFLICKKLIGHQMVNSTEVLKWLREILICRNKFLLKNKECATQGSGIPICRQAQTKLEVCLYMFLWSPDTEAVLVAMSCFRHLCEEADIHCSANEVLVQIILPNYATFTEFASVSNIMATGRFTLQKRVMALLRRIEHPTAGNTEHGRTRMQNGSRTPNRF
- the LOC118381681 gene encoding neurofibromin-like isoform X2; translated protein: MQYINVDCSKLKRLLQETVLKFKALKKPAQLAVINSLEKALLFNPTKSFSRGAGSQNADVDLMIDCFVSCFRINPHNNQHFKVCLASASPSTFHFVLVNSLHRIITNSDLDWWPKIDAVYCYSGELRLMFSDTLSRLMQGLHTHCNGFDLRLLFIGVPGRSCLPERTLVSPFSLGGIESHLVRQVYTNTKDLCKSQDGNKLFINP